The Arcobacter lacus genome includes a region encoding these proteins:
- a CDS encoding TRAP transporter small permease yields the protein MKKLFSILDIIVGTINQTIAVYGMILGVLLAFINVVLRYIFDMSLPWAAELTNYLFIWSALFGAAYGFKQGAHISITLLIEKCSPIVMKGFLIFASLLSIAYLLLISYFGYELVLFLMDFGEINVDLQIPMWIPQLVIPVAFLLAAYRVVEKLIELYKTDADKIKLFSEHEAILEDIKGEK from the coding sequence ATGAAAAAACTTTTTAGTATTTTAGATATTATAGTTGGGACAATAAATCAAACAATAGCTGTTTATGGAATGATATTAGGTGTGTTATTAGCATTTATTAATGTGGTTCTAAGATATATATTTGATATGAGTCTTCCTTGGGCCGCAGAACTTACTAACTATCTTTTCATCTGGTCAGCTCTTTTTGGTGCTGCTTATGGATTTAAACAAGGTGCGCACATCTCTATTACATTGTTAATAGAGAAGTGTTCTCCTATTGTTATGAAGGGATTTTTGATTTTTGCAAGTTTATTATCTATTGCGTATCTCCTTTTAATTTCATATTTTGGATATGAACTTGTATTATTCCTTATGGATTTTGGTGAAATAAATGTAGATTTACAAATTCCTATGTGGATTCCACAGCTAGTTATACCAGTTGCATTTTTACTTGCAGCGTATAGAGTTGTTGAAAAACTTATTGAACTTTATAAAACGGATGCTGATAAAATTAAACTATTTAGTGAGCATGAAGCCATTTTAGAAGATATTAAAGGAGAAAAATAG